Proteins encoded by one window of Candidatus Methylacidiphilales bacterium:
- a CDS encoding HlyD family efflux transporter periplasmic adaptor subunit: MTLPDTETPASSSKRRKILGAAIFVGLLVIAFSLWRHLAPVNSVYQGYVEADYLYVASPVAGRLLDLSVHRGDKTKSGQTLFRLEPNPEAEQAAETRARLVLAEQNWERAQQMMPSGSISRQQYDQNESEWKAAREAHSQIQWRLDQKTQLAPGAAYVQDTTYVPGEWVPEGRPVVVLLPPERIKIRFYVNAATLNTLRPGDLLTVKPYGGDTSFPATVNYLSTKAEYTPPVIYSNDTRDKLTFLVEAAPDPEIRERLHPGQPVEIRRAQSP, from the coding sequence ATGACTCTTCCCGACACCGAAACCCCGGCCAGCAGCAGCAAGCGCAGAAAAATCCTCGGTGCCGCCATCTTTGTCGGACTTCTGGTCATTGCCTTTTCCCTTTGGAGGCACTTGGCCCCCGTCAACTCCGTCTACCAGGGTTACGTCGAGGCCGATTACCTCTATGTGGCCTCCCCGGTAGCCGGACGGCTGCTGGATTTGTCCGTGCACCGCGGCGACAAGACCAAGTCCGGCCAAACTTTGTTCCGCTTGGAACCCAATCCCGAGGCCGAACAGGCCGCCGAAACCAGGGCCCGCCTCGTCCTGGCCGAACAAAACTGGGAACGTGCCCAACAAATGATGCCCTCCGGTTCGATTTCGCGCCAGCAATACGACCAGAACGAAAGCGAATGGAAGGCCGCCCGGGAAGCCCACTCACAAATCCAATGGCGCCTCGACCAGAAAACCCAGCTCGCCCCCGGCGCCGCCTATGTCCAGGACACGACCTACGTTCCCGGCGAATGGGTCCCGGAGGGCCGGCCCGTGGTTGTGCTCCTTCCCCCCGAGCGCATCAAGATCCGTTTCTACGTCAATGCCGCCACGCTCAACACCCTCCGCCCGGGCGACCTCCTGACGGTCAAACCCTATGGCGGGGACACTTCGTTCCCGGCCACGGTCAATTACCTCTCCACCAAGGCCGAATACACCCCGCCCGTCATTTACAGCAACGACACCCGCGACAAACTCACCTTCCTCGTTGAAGCGGCACCCGACCCCGAAATCCGGGAACGACTCCACCCGGGACAACCAGTGGAAATCCGCCGCGCCCAAAGCCCATGA
- a CDS encoding NTP transferase domain-containing protein has protein sequence MEFTLLVLAAGMGSRYGGLKQIDPVGPSGETLLDYNIFDARRAGFSRVVFVIRHSIEADFKALIGPRYEGKIIVDYAFQELDLLPAGYKVPAGREKPWGTSHAVLAAKDTIRSPFAIVNADDCYGRDALAQAAAHLGKLATQGAVPEYGLVGYPMRNTLSENGTVSRGVCQADPAGFLTSVVEETKIEKDGNGGKVARPDGSTAKFTGDEPVSMNLWTFTPDVFPKIENGFKSFLDRSVGELKAEYYIPTLADELIQSDQAKFRVLTTSSTWLGVTYREDKPLVQAGIRKLIDAGVYPERLD, from the coding sequence ATGGAATTCACCCTTCTCGTCCTGGCCGCAGGCATGGGCTCGCGCTACGGCGGGCTAAAACAAATCGACCCCGTCGGCCCCTCCGGCGAAACCCTCCTCGACTACAACATCTTCGACGCCCGCCGCGCCGGTTTCAGCCGCGTCGTCTTCGTCATCCGCCACTCCATCGAGGCCGATTTCAAAGCCCTCATCGGCCCACGCTACGAGGGCAAAATAATCGTCGACTACGCCTTCCAGGAACTCGACCTCCTCCCCGCCGGTTACAAGGTTCCCGCAGGCCGCGAAAAACCCTGGGGCACCTCCCACGCCGTGCTCGCCGCCAAAGACACCATCCGCAGCCCCTTCGCCATCGTCAACGCCGACGATTGCTATGGGCGAGATGCCCTCGCCCAGGCCGCGGCACACCTCGGCAAGTTGGCAACCCAGGGCGCTGTCCCGGAATACGGCCTGGTCGGCTATCCCATGCGCAACACCCTTTCCGAGAACGGCACCGTCTCGCGCGGCGTCTGCCAAGCGGACCCGGCAGGCTTCCTCACCAGCGTGGTCGAGGAAACCAAGATCGAGAAAGACGGAAACGGCGGAAAAGTAGCCCGGCCCGACGGCTCCACCGCCAAGTTCACCGGCGACGAACCTGTCTCGATGAACCTCTGGACCTTCACCCCGGACGTTTTTCCGAAAATCGAAAACGGCTTCAAATCCTTCCTCGACCGGAGCGTCGGCGAATTGAAGGCCGAATACTACATCCCCACCCTGGCCGACGAACTCATCCAGTCCGATCAGGCGAAATTCCGCGTCCTCACCACATCGAGCACTTGGCTGGGTGTGACCTACCGCGAAGACAAACCCCTCGTGCAAGCCGGCATCCGGAAGCTGATCGACGCCGGCGTCTACCCCGAACGTTTGGATTGA